One Amorphoplanes digitatis genomic window carries:
- a CDS encoding TIGR03086 family metal-binding protein: MSRELYTRAVAGFDAVLRAMPGDRWAAPTPCAGWDVRALVDHVVREDLWAAELLAGRTIADVGDRLDGDVLGADPVAAWGAASTAAVDAAAAANDDDLVALSAGPTEVDEYLRQLAADHAVHAWDLATATGTNLRIEADLLDAVTAWFAPVRRTYQDLGLVGPRAPLGEPAEAQARLLAMFGRSEALAAVQRFGDAFDAKDVPAIMANMTTDCLFESTSPPDGVSHRGADAVRAAWHGFFETAGDHRFTTESRIVAGDEVVVTWRYDWTGGHVRGVDLFRVRDGLVAEKRAYVKG; the protein is encoded by the coding sequence ATGAGCCGGGAGCTGTACACCCGCGCGGTGGCCGGCTTCGACGCGGTCCTGCGTGCCATGCCCGGCGACCGCTGGGCCGCGCCGACACCGTGCGCCGGATGGGACGTACGCGCGCTCGTCGATCACGTGGTGCGTGAGGACCTGTGGGCGGCCGAGCTGCTGGCCGGCCGGACCATCGCCGACGTCGGCGATCGCCTCGACGGCGACGTGCTCGGCGCCGACCCGGTCGCGGCGTGGGGCGCCGCGAGCACGGCGGCGGTGGATGCGGCGGCCGCCGCGAACGACGACGACCTGGTGGCCCTGTCGGCGGGACCGACGGAGGTCGACGAGTACCTGCGGCAGCTCGCCGCCGACCACGCCGTGCACGCCTGGGACCTGGCCACGGCCACCGGGACGAACCTGCGCATCGAGGCGGACCTGCTCGACGCCGTGACCGCCTGGTTCGCGCCGGTCCGGCGGACATACCAGGACCTGGGGCTGGTGGGTCCCCGCGCGCCGCTTGGCGAACCGGCGGAGGCACAGGCACGCCTGCTCGCGATGTTCGGCCGCTCCGAGGCGCTCGCCGCCGTCCAGCGGTTCGGCGACGCGTTCGACGCCAAGGACGTTCCCGCGATCATGGCGAACATGACCACCGACTGCCTGTTCGAGTCGACCTCGCCCCCGGACGGCGTCAGCCATCGCGGCGCCGACGCCGTCCGCGCCGCGTGGCACGGGTTCTTCGAGACGGCCGGCGATCACCGGTTCACCACCGAGTCACGCATCGTGGCCGGCGACGAGGTCGTCGTGACGTGGCGCTACGACTGGACCGGTGGGCATGTCCGCGGCGTCGACCTCTTCCGCGTACGCGATGGGCTGGTCGCCGAGAAGCGTGCCTACGTCAAGGGCTGA
- a CDS encoding BTAD domain-containing putative transcriptional regulator, with product MGRFVVVRDGREVDESAYQGRKVRTLLRVLATRQGRFVPNDLLIAALWPQRPPADPAANLQVLVNRARRAVGRPALIHTGPQGYALSGPPGCVVDTEVFLSAVERAGGLDGRAALSAYRDALGPAAEPLPEDLYADWSQPYRTRVLQARQIAWERAAALAAALGAPAPAVEYATAAATAEPLRETAALALVRALAASGDRVAALACFDRYRHSLADELGLDPSPAAAELHRLLLRSDPVRDEPRAGFGMLPFVGRDAVVRQVVAGLPDGVVRIAGRSGTGKSRLLEEVAAAVPAVGVAASWADRDEPWSLARTLLRRLLAADTTALGTLPGRLRAALAELLPELDPPPAGFDPETRNALVLEAARRLLTAHPERALLVDDLQWADPSSVQLLGSVAGGAARPRLVLAYRPDELPAGPAELVRRSAGPPVIELGGLREFALADLVDDADLVAALAAETDRTPMAVAEVLRLLHSEGLLEAADAAGRRRAASPEAAGRARQAGRAGQRRAIADRAAAHAGRAATVLGLLALLGREVPAQTLAAAAELSHPDLLGPLEELAAANLVRLGDHGWRTAHDMVAEVVVDGLTDATRARLHARLATVLDVAHGDAPEQARHWLGAGDVTRAAEAYARAAANALDQVADAEAGQLADAGLATGGADGPVRARLLAARAQARRRRGDIAAARDDLRAALAGYPGGPARAGVLAQLAALDSGADDMRRAAEVAELALIEAGADDRARAAVLEVAAVIDMNLDQPGRSAARAAEALAIYTRTGDSRGAARILDARAMAAFLHGSIEEGVDELDRAAHLFESSGDLMRTVTPRSTCGHGRVLLDRAAEGLADTERALDVARTLGHPDGETYALWHRSEALSALGRPDDALADGREALAIAQRLNHRGWTATAWRATGIAYQMKGDLPAALDAFHHSLDLCANLDLFGCWAASRAALICVDLNRLAEADHLITRALATGPALGRHEARWATAALSVARRDPAAPTLLATAVEAASSAGARLYLPYLAELTRRLETPG from the coding sequence ATGGGCCGGTTCGTCGTCGTGCGGGACGGCCGTGAGGTGGACGAGTCGGCGTACCAGGGCCGCAAGGTGCGCACGCTGCTGCGCGTCCTCGCCACCCGGCAGGGCCGGTTCGTGCCCAACGATCTGCTCATCGCGGCGCTGTGGCCGCAGCGGCCGCCGGCCGACCCGGCGGCCAACCTGCAAGTTCTGGTCAACCGGGCCCGGCGGGCCGTCGGCCGGCCCGCTCTGATCCACACCGGACCCCAGGGGTACGCGCTGAGCGGTCCACCGGGCTGCGTCGTGGACACCGAGGTCTTCCTGTCGGCGGTGGAGCGGGCCGGCGGGCTCGACGGGCGGGCGGCGCTGTCGGCGTACCGTGACGCGCTCGGACCGGCCGCCGAACCCCTGCCCGAGGACCTGTACGCGGACTGGTCCCAGCCGTACCGGACCCGGGTGTTGCAGGCACGCCAGATCGCCTGGGAACGCGCGGCGGCGCTCGCCGCCGCGCTCGGCGCGCCGGCGCCGGCGGTGGAGTACGCGACGGCGGCGGCGACGGCCGAGCCGTTGCGGGAGACCGCGGCGCTGGCCCTGGTGCGCGCGCTGGCCGCGTCCGGCGACCGGGTCGCCGCGCTGGCCTGCTTCGACCGGTACCGGCACAGCCTCGCGGACGAGCTCGGCCTCGACCCGTCCCCGGCCGCGGCGGAGCTGCACCGCCTGCTGCTGCGCTCCGATCCCGTACGGGATGAGCCGCGGGCCGGTTTCGGGATGTTGCCGTTCGTCGGGCGCGACGCAGTGGTCCGTCAGGTCGTCGCCGGCCTGCCCGACGGCGTCGTGCGGATCGCCGGGCGGTCCGGCACCGGAAAGTCGCGGCTGCTGGAGGAGGTCGCGGCCGCCGTGCCCGCGGTCGGCGTCGCCGCGTCCTGGGCGGACCGGGACGAACCGTGGTCGCTGGCCCGGACGCTGCTGCGCAGACTGCTCGCCGCGGACACCACGGCCCTCGGCACGCTGCCGGGCCGGCTGCGCGCGGCGCTGGCCGAGCTGCTGCCCGAGCTCGACCCGCCGCCGGCCGGATTCGACCCGGAGACCCGCAACGCCCTGGTCCTGGAGGCGGCGCGGCGGCTGCTCACCGCCCACCCGGAACGGGCGCTCCTCGTCGACGACCTGCAATGGGCCGACCCCAGCAGCGTCCAGCTGCTCGGCAGCGTCGCCGGCGGCGCCGCCCGGCCCCGGCTGGTGCTCGCCTACCGGCCCGACGAGCTGCCCGCCGGCCCGGCGGAGCTGGTACGCCGGTCGGCGGGTCCGCCGGTGATCGAGCTGGGCGGGCTCCGCGAGTTCGCCCTGGCCGATCTCGTCGACGACGCCGACCTCGTCGCGGCGCTCGCCGCCGAGACCGACCGGACACCCATGGCGGTGGCCGAGGTGCTCCGGCTGCTGCACTCCGAGGGCCTGCTCGAAGCGGCCGACGCCGCCGGTCGCCGGCGCGCTGCCTCGCCGGAGGCCGCCGGCCGGGCCCGGCAGGCCGGCCGCGCCGGGCAGCGCAGGGCGATCGCGGACCGGGCCGCCGCACACGCCGGCCGGGCGGCGACCGTGCTGGGGCTCCTGGCGCTGCTCGGCCGCGAGGTGCCGGCGCAGACGCTGGCGGCGGCCGCGGAGCTGTCGCACCCGGACCTGCTCGGCCCGTTGGAGGAGCTGGCCGCGGCCAACCTGGTTCGCCTCGGCGACCACGGCTGGCGTACCGCACACGACATGGTCGCCGAGGTGGTGGTCGACGGCCTCACCGACGCGACCCGGGCCCGGCTGCACGCCCGGCTCGCCACCGTCCTCGACGTGGCGCACGGCGACGCGCCCGAGCAGGCGCGGCACTGGCTCGGCGCCGGCGACGTCACCAGGGCGGCCGAGGCGTACGCCCGCGCCGCCGCGAACGCCCTCGACCAGGTCGCCGACGCCGAGGCCGGCCAGCTCGCCGACGCCGGACTCGCCACCGGCGGCGCCGACGGCCCGGTCCGCGCGCGGCTGCTCGCCGCCCGGGCACAGGCCCGCCGCCGCCGCGGCGACATCGCCGCCGCCCGCGACGACCTCCGGGCGGCGCTCGCCGGCTATCCGGGCGGCCCGGCCCGCGCGGGCGTGCTGGCCCAGCTCGCCGCGCTCGACTCCGGCGCCGACGACATGCGGCGCGCGGCCGAGGTCGCTGAGCTCGCACTCATCGAGGCCGGCGCCGACGACCGCGCCCGGGCCGCGGTACTCGAGGTAGCCGCCGTCATCGACATGAACCTCGACCAGCCCGGGCGGTCCGCCGCCCGCGCCGCGGAGGCACTGGCCATCTACACGCGTACGGGCGACTCGCGCGGCGCCGCCCGCATCCTCGACGCGCGGGCGATGGCCGCGTTCCTGCACGGCAGCATCGAGGAGGGCGTTGACGAACTCGATCGCGCCGCACACCTCTTCGAGAGCTCGGGCGACCTGATGCGCACGGTCACCCCGCGCTCGACCTGCGGGCACGGCCGCGTCCTGCTCGACCGGGCCGCCGAGGGCCTCGCCGACACCGAACGCGCCCTCGACGTGGCCCGCACCCTCGGACACCCGGACGGCGAGACGTACGCGCTGTGGCACCGCTCCGAGGCACTCTCCGCACTCGGCCGCCCCGACGACGCCCTCGCCGACGGCCGGGAGGCGCTGGCCATCGCGCAACGGCTGAACCACCGCGGCTGGACGGCGACGGCGTGGCGGGCAACCGGCATCGCGTACCAGATGAAGGGCGACCTGCCGGCCGCGCTCGACGCGTTCCATCATTCTTTGGATCTCTGCGCCAACCTCGACCTCTTCGGCTGCTGGGCGGCGTCCCGCGCCGCCCTCATCTGCGTCGACCTGAACCGACTCGCCGAGGCCGACCACCTGATCACCCGCGCCCTCGCCACCGGCCCGGCGCTCGGCCGGCACGAGGCGCGCTGGGCCACCGCGGCGCTGTCCGTGGCTCGCCGCGACCCGGCCGCACCGACCCTGCTCGCCACCGCGGTCGAGGCCGCGTCGTCGGCCGGCGCCCGCCTCTACCTGCCCTACCTCGCCGAACTCACCCGCCGCCTGGAGACACCCGGCTGA
- a CDS encoding VOC family protein — MAIQRMDNVLIVVEDLDAVISFFVELGMELEGKGPIEGPWVERVIGIDDVRQDVAMLRTPDGHGRIELAMFHTPKAIRSEPRDAPANTLGIRRVMFAVDDIEEVVARLRAHGAELVGDLARYEDSYRLCYVRGPEGIIVGLAEQLG; from the coding sequence GTGGCGATCCAGCGGATGGACAACGTTCTCATCGTTGTCGAAGACCTTGACGCGGTTATCTCGTTCTTCGTGGAACTCGGCATGGAACTGGAGGGCAAAGGGCCGATCGAGGGGCCCTGGGTGGAGCGGGTCATCGGGATCGACGACGTCCGGCAGGACGTCGCGATGCTGCGTACCCCGGACGGCCACGGCCGGATCGAGCTGGCGATGTTCCACACGCCGAAGGCGATCCGATCCGAGCCGAGAGACGCCCCGGCGAACACGCTGGGTATACGTCGCGTCATGTTCGCCGTCGACGACATCGAGGAGGTCGTCGCCCGCCTGCGCGCCCACGGCGCCGAACTCGTCGGTGATTTGGCGCGGTACGAGGACAGCTATCGGCTCTGCTACGTCCGTGGTCCCGAGGGCATCATCGTCGGGCTGGCCGAACAGCTCGGCTGA
- a CDS encoding ATP-binding protein, whose translation MKEDERKALAALRFDWAPVPDDVWRPSPFHVDGLHRGVVTDVVAGMADASSSTDGSPLGLVLRGRRGSGKTHLLGWVRQQIQVQGGYFFLVSLLDAKGFWDSVLASMLEGLFRTVPESDTQLRLFLRRLSSVVGAPRSARRAAMGETDLTPTALDAFVLGLGDYDRLVARECDDTLRALALSASEDVVHRDLAENYFSSEPEAVAGERAPWRMRRKPRTAQEIVRELSKLLALTGPTVIAVDQIDTLISQSSVASHENQQPEPPTTDWAQLLVLEQIAHGLMALRDNTRRTLTLVACIPPSWMLIKNRATDTVRDRFREPEEMLTIRDTKIARDLIEKRFAHSFRQVRYTPPYPSWPIRPEAFDTAAKFTPRQLLIEIDAHVRNCLLENKVREVTRLGDPPSSEPSTAPLVPTDISDDVCKQFDVRFAELREEADVADPLDPAREDAVVPGLLSAGLTAWIIERGMADETFSQDGPPSAKPALHARLRRTLNEGTEDQAHWSFRAISGRHHGVAALHRIKRAVTAAGVEYQVPKRRLYFLRNGRWSGAKTLDLIEELKSRNTTTLALEESDLRTLSALLVMLQEAPIDLPAWLMLRRPASGSQIFRKAMEELPVTPTPSRSSEPADVPPIEPQVVAIDAPAASKQSAGDSQPPMPALTVGHDYTTGEPVSLALESLRKHVAIFAGSGSGKTVLIRRLIEECALQGVSAIVLDPNNDLARLGDPWPTPPTAWQPGDARKAADYIAGTEVVVWTPRRETGRPLSFQPLPDFKSALDDPDEFNEAVDSAVAALIPRARLDSRATKAHLGLAVLRRAVEHYGRRGGGTLRGLIETLAELPTGVSELDSAEKIASDLAQTLTASIDNDPMFGGDSTPLDPAILLTPSSGKRARISVISLIGLPSDDMRQSFVNQLEMALFAYIKKHPAGDRPLLGLFIMDEAQTLAPSGSMTACTQSTLALASQARKYGLGLVFATQAPKGLHNRIPGNAATQFYGLLNSPIQIDTAREMAKAKGGDVPDVSRLRSGEFYVAAEGEAPQKVRTPLCLSHHPQSPLTTEEVLDRARAR comes from the coding sequence ATGAAAGAGGACGAACGCAAAGCCCTAGCGGCCCTCAGGTTCGACTGGGCGCCAGTACCCGACGATGTCTGGCGCCCGTCGCCGTTCCACGTCGACGGGCTGCACCGTGGTGTCGTCACCGACGTCGTTGCGGGCATGGCCGACGCAAGTTCGAGCACCGACGGCAGCCCTCTCGGTCTGGTACTGAGGGGCCGGCGCGGCTCGGGCAAGACGCACCTGCTCGGCTGGGTTCGCCAACAGATCCAGGTACAGGGCGGCTACTTCTTCCTGGTAAGCCTGCTCGATGCCAAAGGCTTCTGGGACAGCGTCCTGGCCTCGATGCTGGAGGGCCTCTTCCGGACTGTGCCGGAAAGCGACACCCAACTGCGGTTGTTCCTGCGGCGGCTTTCGTCGGTGGTCGGCGCGCCAAGGTCAGCACGGCGCGCCGCCATGGGAGAGACCGATCTGACACCAACAGCTTTGGATGCCTTCGTCCTGGGCTTGGGCGACTACGACAGGCTGGTCGCGCGCGAATGCGATGACACCCTCCGCGCGCTGGCCCTCTCTGCCTCGGAGGACGTCGTGCACCGCGACCTGGCAGAGAACTACTTCAGCTCGGAGCCGGAAGCGGTGGCGGGCGAGCGTGCACCTTGGCGCATGCGCCGGAAGCCGCGTACCGCGCAGGAGATCGTCCGTGAGCTGTCCAAGCTGCTCGCCCTGACGGGCCCCACTGTGATAGCTGTCGATCAGATCGACACGCTGATCTCGCAGTCATCCGTCGCGTCGCACGAGAATCAGCAGCCCGAACCGCCCACCACCGACTGGGCTCAGCTGCTTGTCCTCGAGCAGATCGCGCATGGGTTGATGGCACTTCGCGATAACACCCGCCGGACGCTGACCCTGGTGGCATGCATCCCTCCGTCCTGGATGCTCATCAAGAACAGGGCGACCGACACCGTACGCGACCGGTTCCGCGAGCCTGAGGAAATGCTGACGATCCGGGATACGAAGATCGCCCGGGACCTTATCGAAAAACGATTCGCCCACAGCTTCCGCCAGGTCCGATACACACCGCCCTACCCCTCGTGGCCGATCCGCCCCGAGGCGTTCGACACTGCCGCCAAGTTCACCCCGCGGCAGCTACTCATCGAGATCGACGCGCACGTCCGGAACTGCCTGCTGGAGAACAAGGTTCGCGAGGTCACGCGCCTAGGCGATCCGCCGAGCAGCGAGCCGAGCACGGCACCGCTCGTTCCTACAGACATCTCAGACGACGTCTGCAAGCAGTTCGACGTCCGCTTCGCCGAATTGAGGGAAGAAGCGGACGTCGCCGATCCACTCGACCCGGCCCGTGAGGACGCCGTCGTACCGGGCCTCCTTTCAGCCGGGCTGACCGCGTGGATCATCGAGCGAGGGATGGCCGATGAGACGTTTAGCCAAGACGGTCCGCCGAGCGCAAAACCCGCGCTTCACGCAAGGCTCCGGCGCACGCTCAACGAAGGCACAGAGGATCAGGCGCACTGGTCCTTTCGCGCGATCAGTGGACGACATCATGGCGTAGCCGCGCTGCACCGCATCAAGCGAGCGGTCACCGCCGCTGGAGTCGAATACCAGGTGCCGAAGCGCAGACTCTATTTCTTGCGCAACGGAAGGTGGTCCGGCGCGAAGACGCTCGACCTCATCGAGGAGCTCAAGTCCAGGAACACGACGACGTTGGCTCTCGAGGAGTCAGACCTCCGTACACTGTCGGCGCTCCTGGTCATGCTTCAGGAGGCACCCATCGATCTTCCGGCGTGGCTGATGCTGCGGAGGCCGGCCAGCGGCAGCCAGATCTTCCGTAAGGCCATGGAAGAGTTGCCGGTAACGCCGACGCCATCCAGGTCCTCCGAGCCGGCAGATGTGCCGCCGATTGAACCGCAGGTCGTGGCCATCGACGCGCCGGCCGCCTCGAAACAATCGGCCGGAGACTCCCAGCCGCCTATGCCGGCGCTGACGGTGGGCCACGACTACACCACCGGAGAACCGGTCAGCCTGGCTCTCGAGTCGCTGCGCAAGCACGTCGCGATCTTCGCCGGATCGGGCTCGGGTAAGACGGTGCTGATCCGGCGCCTGATCGAGGAGTGTGCGCTGCAGGGCGTGTCCGCGATCGTGTTGGATCCGAACAACGACCTGGCCCGGCTCGGCGATCCGTGGCCGACGCCACCGACGGCTTGGCAGCCCGGTGACGCGAGGAAGGCCGCCGATTACATCGCGGGCACCGAGGTCGTGGTGTGGACACCGAGGCGAGAGACCGGACGGCCGCTGAGCTTCCAGCCGTTGCCGGACTTCAAAAGCGCGCTCGACGACCCGGACGAATTCAACGAAGCCGTGGACTCGGCGGTGGCAGCGTTGATACCGCGGGCGCGGCTGGACAGCCGAGCCACCAAGGCGCACCTCGGTCTTGCCGTCCTGCGACGGGCGGTGGAACATTACGGTCGGCGCGGCGGCGGCACGTTGCGCGGCCTGATCGAGACGCTTGCCGAACTGCCGACTGGCGTCAGCGAGCTGGACAGCGCCGAAAAAATCGCCAGCGATCTGGCCCAGACTCTCACCGCGTCGATCGACAACGACCCGATGTTCGGCGGCGACAGCACGCCGCTGGATCCGGCAATCCTGCTTACACCGTCCAGCGGGAAACGCGCCCGTATCTCGGTGATCAGCCTGATCGGCCTACCATCCGACGACATGCGACAGAGTTTCGTCAATCAGTTGGAGATGGCGCTGTTCGCATACATCAAGAAGCACCCGGCCGGCGATCGGCCATTGCTCGGGCTGTTCATCATGGATGAGGCGCAGACTCTGGCACCGTCAGGGAGCATGACGGCGTGCACACAGAGCACCCTTGCTCTGGCCTCACAGGCACGTAAGTACGGGCTCGGACTGGTGTTTGCCACCCAGGCGCCGAAGGGCTTGCACAATCGTATTCCGGGCAACGCTGCCACCCAGTTCTACGGCCTGTTGAACAGCCCGATCCAGATCGACACCGCGCGCGAGATGGCGAAGGCAAAGGGCGGGGACGTCCCAGACGTGTCACGGCTACGCTCCGGCGAGTTCTATGTCGCCGCCGAGGGCGAGGCTCCGCAGAAGGTTCGGACACCGCTCTGCCTGAGCCACCACCCACAGAGTCCGCTGACGACCGAGGAGGTCCTCGATCGCGCTCGAGCTCGCTAG
- a CDS encoding TM2 domain-containing protein: protein MTATETAAATGSKSWIATLLLCFFVGALGVHRFYVGKVGTGILMLITFGGLGVWTLIDFIMIAIGKFSDKQGLALAR, encoded by the coding sequence ATGACCGCCACCGAAACCGCCGCCGCCACCGGCTCGAAGTCCTGGATCGCCACCCTGCTGCTCTGCTTCTTCGTGGGCGCGCTCGGCGTTCACCGCTTCTACGTCGGCAAGGTCGGCACGGGCATCCTCATGCTGATCACGTTCGGTGGGCTCGGCGTCTGGACGCTTATCGACTTCATCATGATCGCGATCGGCAAGTTCTCGGACAAGCAGGGCCTCGCGCTCGCGCGCTGA
- a CDS encoding cupin domain-containing protein, producing MSAQTTQHVTFAKPDEVRSFANGRLELLHVDGSAIGRLVLEPGWRWSNDVKPGAGTQLCEAPHFQYHVAGVLRIAMADGTTFDAGPGDVTSLPAGHDAWVVGDEPVVVVDWFGASEYAK from the coding sequence ATGTCCGCACAGACCACGCAACATGTCACGTTCGCCAAGCCCGACGAGGTCCGCTCCTTCGCCAACGGCAGGCTCGAGCTGCTCCACGTCGACGGGTCCGCCATCGGCCGGCTCGTGCTGGAGCCGGGCTGGCGTTGGTCCAACGACGTGAAGCCGGGCGCCGGCACGCAGCTGTGCGAGGCACCACACTTCCAATACCACGTGGCGGGCGTGCTGCGTATCGCCATGGCGGACGGAACGACCTTCGACGCGGGTCCGGGCGACGTGACCTCGCTGCCGGCCGGCCACGACGCCTGGGTCGTCGGCGATGAGCCGGTCGTCGTCGTGGACTGGTTCGGCGCGAGCGAGTACGCGAAATGA